One window of the Candidatus Zixiibacteriota bacterium genome contains the following:
- a CDS encoding conserved exported hypothetical protein (Evidence 4 : Unknown function but conserved in other organisms) produces the protein MRKQKVYPLIAIAIAVMVAIIAISGCGKKEAPPAAPTKIDFATSYDGALKLAQEKNQKVLIDFYTDWCTWCKKLDTETYVDSAVIALSQNLVFTKINAEVDTVTAAKYMVRAYPTIVLMNNDGTEIDRIAGYLPAQDFIQTVDDYLHGINTLDYFLKKEADSGANIELNATIAQKYADRGMYPEAEQYLQKVLTADPDNAQKFGLEAMMSLGDIKMRDKKYDEAYTIFKNVMTKFATSDRAPEAHIYSAIVLARKGDTTAAIKAFESFIKTYPTSEDTAYAQKQIERLKNPEPPETAK, from the coding sequence ATGAGAAAGCAGAAAGTTTATCCGCTAATTGCCATTGCGATAGCTGTAATGGTCGCCATAATTGCCATTTCCGGTTGCGGCAAGAAAGAGGCCCCGCCGGCCGCTCCGACCAAAATCGATTTTGCCACATCCTATGACGGCGCTCTGAAATTGGCCCAGGAAAAAAATCAGAAGGTCCTTATAGATTTTTATACCGATTGGTGCACCTGGTGCAAGAAACTTGATACCGAGACCTACGTTGATTCCGCCGTTATCGCTCTTTCCCAAAATCTGGTCTTCACCAAGATTAATGCCGAAGTCGATACTGTCACGGCGGCCAAATATATGGTTAGAGCCTATCCGACCATTGTCCTGATGAATAACGACGGTACCGAAATCGATCGCATCGCGGGCTACCTTCCGGCGCAGGATTTCATCCAGACCGTGGATGACTACTTGCACGGTATTAATACCCTCGATTATTTCCTGAAAAAGGAAGCCGATTCCGGCGCCAATATCGAACTGAATGCCACTATCGCCCAGAAATATGCCGACCGCGGCATGTATCCTGAGGCTGAACAATATTTGCAGAAGGTCTTGACGGCCGATCCTGATAACGCCCAGAAATTCGGTTTGGAGGCAATGATGTCTCTCGGCGATATCAAGATGCGGGACAAAAAATATGATGAGGCTTATACCATTTTCAAAAATGTCATGACCAAATTCGCCACCAGCGATCGGGCTCCGGAGGCCCATATCTATTCTGCCATCGTTCTTGCCCGAAAAGGGGATACTACCGCCGCAATTAAAGCCTTTGAATCCTTTATTAAAACCTATCCGACCAGCGAGGATACGGCTTACGCGCAGAAACAGATCGAACGGCTTAAAAATCCCGAGCCCCCTGAAACGGCCAAATAA